From the Microcoleus sp. FACHB-672 genome, one window contains:
- a CDS encoding DUF4126 domain-containing protein, protein MIELLAALSASAAGGMRIALPLLLIGLLESDKLWSRVPLLSRISPPVVLGVLVSWSLFELFASKKFLGQRVLQIVQLLFSPIVGAIMGMAIAEATFAQPNAPPPVFVWIIGLVGGLLALVLQLVQAGWFYRLRGLPLSVILAQDILCISLVLFAFDAPTQGGLIALILLWLAIRSSKEWYNWYVKQGPAKNPRRYKRNPD, encoded by the coding sequence ATGATAGAACTCCTAGCCGCGCTCTCTGCGTCTGCGGCAGGGGGAATGAGGATCGCCCTGCCCCTCCTGTTAATTGGCTTATTAGAAAGTGATAAGCTGTGGTCTCGTGTGCCGTTGTTATCTCGGATCTCGCCGCCGGTGGTTCTGGGAGTGTTGGTTAGTTGGTCGCTGTTTGAGCTATTTGCTTCTAAAAAGTTTTTGGGGCAGCGCGTCCTGCAAATTGTCCAACTTTTATTTAGCCCAATTGTGGGTGCGATTATGGGCATGGCAATTGCTGAGGCAACCTTCGCCCAACCAAATGCCCCACCGCCTGTATTTGTGTGGATTATTGGGCTAGTCGGGGGTTTGCTGGCACTGGTGTTGCAACTGGTTCAAGCCGGCTGGTTTTACCGGCTGCGCGGATTACCCTTGTCGGTGATTCTAGCGCAGGATATCCTCTGCATTTCCCTAGTTCTGTTCGCTTTTGATGCTCCCACACAGGGAGGCTTAATTGCTTTAATCCTCCTCTGGCTGGCCATTCGCAGTTCTAAGGAGTGGTATAACTGGTATGTCAAACAAGGGCCGGCTAAAAATCCCCGCCGCTATAAAAGAAATCCCGATTGA
- a CDS encoding iron uptake porin: MTNIFWVALKLCPPIVGCTLLATTGVFAAEPILPVCCSSASSVEEIQHCAGETSCGTGTQNLQSAGILATQGQEREGIEKKLVAQITQTKPKTHSLPASSLPSTPAVSQPLNLNSLSVLAAPRITPKKALMTIDASQINAGAEELSDPLAQLTSVSQLSDVQPTDWAFQALQNLVERYGAISGYPDGTFRGNRAMTRYEFAAGLNAALETINQLLATSEPERVRQEDLTTLQRLSADFSTELAQVRARIDTLQARGDELEANQFSTTTKLNGLISFNVAKANAGGDVRVERTDPNDIFSTAARGADGKPIVTRVEDDANLTVSQSIALFLTTSFTGKDSLFMTLQAGNGNTSANYYTSAGFYNTFGSPVLDLTPSATANDVVLSEAAYSFPVNDSLQVVVAPRVLWLRYFDTNAFTSGVGKGATGNNTFGSPLVQDPARGAGAFVLWRLNEQLNLNLGYVASPAAGSPSTGLFNGTRAFTAQVTYSPIRTINLRFLYDRSTIQPVDGQIRTRPIMGVADDGFGGALEDATADVFGFNFDWLATPRLGFFGRYTYANTHLEPATRGVESGEIKAQSVQLGVAFPDLGKRGALATLSYVVPFSVLDGRQFLVSGAGDRGVEYEVELTYYLPMTDNIAILPAFYFVGNANNFDDNPNIYVGTVQTQFSF; this comes from the coding sequence ATGACTAATATTTTTTGGGTGGCTTTGAAACTTTGTCCTCCAATTGTGGGATGTACTTTGCTTGCTACCACTGGCGTTTTTGCTGCTGAGCCAATACTGCCAGTTTGCTGTAGCTCTGCAAGCTCAGTAGAAGAGATACAACACTGTGCCGGTGAAACCAGTTGCGGCACAGGCACACAAAATCTTCAGAGCGCAGGGATCTTGGCGACACAAGGACAGGAGCGCGAGGGCATTGAGAAGAAATTAGTTGCACAAATTACGCAAACTAAGCCAAAAACTCACAGTCTGCCGGCTTCTTCCCTCCCTTCCACACCGGCTGTCTCACAACCATTGAATTTGAATTCCCTCAGTGTGCTGGCAGCGCCTCGCATTACGCCGAAAAAAGCGCTGATGACAATAGACGCTTCCCAGATAAATGCTGGCGCAGAGGAATTGAGCGATCCACTCGCTCAGTTGACTTCTGTTTCTCAATTGTCGGATGTGCAGCCTACAGATTGGGCATTCCAAGCGCTGCAAAACTTAGTTGAGCGCTACGGTGCGATATCCGGCTATCCAGATGGAACCTTTCGCGGCAACCGGGCGATGACGCGCTACGAATTCGCTGCCGGTTTGAATGCAGCCCTAGAAACCATAAATCAACTACTCGCCACAAGTGAGCCAGAGAGGGTGCGTCAGGAAGATTTAACGACACTGCAACGTTTGAGCGCAGATTTTAGTACAGAATTGGCGCAAGTACGGGCGCGAATTGATACGTTACAAGCACGGGGGGATGAACTAGAGGCGAATCAGTTTTCCACAACAACCAAGCTCAACGGCTTGATCAGTTTCAATGTGGCGAAAGCAAATGCCGGCGGAGATGTCAGAGTTGAAAGAACTGACCCCAATGACATTTTTAGTACGGCGGCGCGGGGGGCGGATGGCAAGCCGATTGTGACGAGAGTTGAGGACGATGCCAACCTTACCGTCAGTCAGAGCATTGCCTTGTTTCTGACTACATCCTTCACCGGCAAGGATAGTTTGTTTATGACTTTGCAAGCCGGCAATGGCAATACTTCTGCAAATTACTATACGTCTGCCGGTTTTTACAACACGTTTGGCTCACCCGTTTTAGACTTAACGCCCAGTGCAACTGCCAATGATGTGGTTTTGTCAGAAGCGGCCTACTCGTTTCCCGTGAACGATTCTTTGCAAGTCGTGGTGGCTCCGCGAGTCTTATGGCTCCGCTATTTTGACACAAACGCCTTTACCTCTGGCGTTGGCAAAGGCGCAACCGGCAACAATACGTTTGGCAGCCCCCTTGTCCAAGATCCCGCAAGGGGTGCCGGTGCCTTCGTGCTTTGGCGTTTAAATGAACAGTTGAATCTGAATTTAGGGTATGTCGCAAGTCCTGCTGCCGGCAGTCCAAGCACAGGGTTATTTAATGGCACCCGTGCTTTTACGGCTCAAGTGACTTACTCTCCTATCCGAACGATTAATCTCAGGTTCCTCTATGATCGCTCAACCATTCAGCCGGTTGACGGACAAATTAGAACTCGACCGATTATGGGGGTGGCAGATGACGGTTTTGGTGGGGCGCTTGAAGATGCCACCGCCGACGTTTTTGGATTTAATTTTGATTGGTTAGCGACACCCCGGTTGGGCTTTTTTGGCCGGTATACTTACGCAAACACCCATTTAGAACCGGCAACGAGGGGTGTGGAAAGTGGCGAGATTAAGGCGCAGTCGGTGCAATTAGGTGTTGCTTTCCCCGATCTCGGTAAACGGGGGGCGCTGGCGACACTATCTTATGTAGTGCCATTTAGTGTTTTGGATGGCCGGCAATTTTTGGTTTCAGGAGCCGGTGATCGTGGGGTCGAGTATGAGGTTGAGCTGACTTATTATTTGCCGATGACGGATAACATTGCGATTCTTCCTGCTTTTTACTTTGTCGGCAACGCCAATAATTTTGACGACAACCCAAATATCTATGTGGGGACTGTACAAACACAATTTTCCTTCTAA
- a CDS encoding class I SAM-dependent methyltransferase — protein sequence MATILRDWSYRYQWLYDGISRIAALSVGGESRFRRLALQDLSINQDTKILDLCCGSGQATQFLVKYSQSVTGLDASPLSLRRAQQNVPQAEYVEAFAEKMPFPDNYFEIVHTSVAMHEMEPQQRRQIFQQVYRVLKPGGIFTMVDFHRPTNLLFWPGFAVFLWLFETETSWQLIESDVPALLSEMGFEVSRHALYAGGSLQVIQAKK from the coding sequence ATGGCAACAATTTTAAGAGACTGGAGTTATCGATATCAATGGCTATACGATGGGATTTCCCGCATTGCTGCCCTTAGCGTCGGTGGAGAGAGCAGATTTCGCCGGCTGGCTTTGCAAGATTTGTCAATAAATCAAGATACAAAAATACTCGATCTCTGTTGCGGCAGCGGTCAGGCAACGCAATTTTTAGTGAAATACTCCCAATCTGTTACCGGCCTCGATGCTTCCCCTTTATCACTGAGACGAGCTCAGCAAAATGTTCCCCAAGCTGAATATGTAGAAGCATTTGCTGAAAAGATGCCGTTTCCTGACAATTATTTCGAGATTGTGCATACAAGTGTGGCGATGCACGAGATGGAACCCCAACAGCGCCGGCAAATTTTTCAACAAGTATACCGGGTGCTAAAACCGGGCGGCATCTTTACAATGGTGGATTTTCATCGCCCCACAAATCTTTTATTTTGGCCGGGTTTTGCTGTGTTTTTGTGGTTGTTTGAAACAGAAACTTCTTGGCAGCTTATTGAAAGTGATGTGCCGGCTCTGTTATCGGAGATGGGATTTGAAGTGAGCCGGCACGCTTTGTATGCCGGTGGCAGTTTGCAAGTCATTCAAGCAAAAAAATGA
- a CDS encoding cadherin-like domain-containing protein, which produces MTSLNEGILTDSLRLAQQQLQGFAQSENFKTVFDSVFGTEYDLAQAEVIQQAWQANDFSQLPEIQVLDSTSMSGIQGGFSAETGKIYINADFLVNATADQIAAVLLEEIGHSLDNQINTSDTPGDEGELFSAFVTGQPLTDTALERIHAENDQRTITVNDANVDIESASGNYGFLGKQVEYQYVFPSFNSYLGDNARSTVIEPPEFTGIYNYFVVDVDANQITVTLTNNVGWNGSVDFNGFRITDFSGVVSPITGVTDNSSKVTTTFDANNIYINWKGASFTAGETFVVNVNFGDEAPSGSNKTLTTNEDTTYTFVVPDFGFSDIDGNAFNRVRLTTIPTAGSLTLNNLAVSAGTFVNVSDIIAGNLKFTPAPNSNSNSYMSFTFQVEDNGGTASGGANLDPTPNTITVNVAPVNDAPVVSDAITNQTPSEDAPFNFTIPDGTFADVDADSLTYTASLENGNPLPSWLSFNATTKTFTGTPENGDVGTISVRVTAFDGQASVSDVFSLVIANTNDAPSLTGTPAALVAGTEDTAYTINAADLLQGFSDVDGDSLSVSDLSASNGSLVKNNNGTYTFTPAANFNGTVNLSYKVVDGQGGSTPATQFFTLAAVNDAPTGAATVSLVAGTEDTAYTISKEQLLAGFSDVDENALSITNLTTSNGSFVENEDGSFTITGANNYNGAVTLNYKVSDGSLSVDASNSFNLAAVNDAPTGAATASLVAGKEDTAYTISQAQLLAGFSDVDENALSITDFVTTNGSFVENNDGSFTITGANNYNGAVTVNYKVTDGSLSVDASNSFNLAAVNDAPTGAATASLVTGTEDTAYTISQAQLLAGFSDVDENTLSITNFATSNGSFVENEDGSFTITGANNYNGAVTVNYKVTDGSLSVDASNSFNLAAVNDAATLTGTKATLAAGMEDTIYNISQTDLLTGFTDVDGDTLFVSNLTANNDSLVNNNNGTWSFTPTANYNGSVNLTYNVSDGNGGNTEATQSFTLAAVNDTPIASNDSITTAEDVPLVISAASLLGNDADVDLGDSLSISAATQPSKGGLVNNSDGTYTYTPNANYNGTDSFTYTLSDHAGATSTATINLTVNAVNDNPDAVSDIVTARQSTPKTILAADLLANDTDIEGDTLSLTNVSNAQNGTVALDSSGNVVFTASANASSASFEYLLSDGNGGGDSAIVTLLVGTTLNGGNGKDPVSGTVGDDILNGGNGADILLGLAGDDILSGGNGIDNLQGGEGKDRLYGGRGNDLLAGGLGSDIFVLMTQSGTDTIQDFIDGEDKLGLAGGLTFGQLSISSSNGNTLISNNGGEVLAILANTNSSLITQTDFINVI; this is translated from the coding sequence ATGACTAGCCTAAACGAAGGTATTTTGACCGATTCTCTGCGTCTAGCTCAGCAGCAACTTCAAGGCTTTGCCCAAAGCGAAAACTTCAAGACAGTTTTCGACAGTGTTTTTGGTACGGAATACGATCTCGCTCAAGCGGAAGTAATTCAGCAAGCATGGCAAGCTAATGATTTCTCCCAACTCCCAGAAATTCAAGTATTAGATAGTACCTCCATGTCTGGGATACAAGGAGGCTTCTCAGCAGAGACAGGCAAAATCTATATCAATGCCGATTTTCTGGTAAATGCAACAGCAGATCAGATCGCAGCGGTACTACTAGAAGAAATCGGTCACTCACTAGACAATCAGATCAACACCAGTGACACACCAGGAGATGAAGGGGAACTTTTCTCAGCCTTTGTCACTGGTCAGCCGCTGACTGATACCGCTCTGGAACGCATTCATGCTGAAAATGATCAACGCACAATTACTGTCAATGACGCAAATGTTGATATAGAAAGTGCTAGTGGAAATTACGGGTTTCTGGGAAAGCAAGTTGAGTATCAGTATGTCTTTCCAAGCTTTAACTCTTATTTGGGAGACAATGCCAGATCTACCGTGATTGAGCCTCCAGAGTTTACAGGAATTTATAACTATTTTGTGGTAGATGTTGATGCGAACCAAATAACGGTTACTCTAACTAATAATGTAGGTTGGAATGGGTCCGTAGATTTTAATGGCTTTCGCATTACCGATTTTAGTGGAGTGGTAAGCCCAATCACAGGGGTAACGGACAATAGCTCCAAAGTTACTACAACGTTTGATGCCAATAACATCTATATCAACTGGAAAGGAGCATCCTTCACTGCCGGTGAGACTTTTGTTGTTAACGTCAATTTCGGAGACGAAGCACCGTCTGGTAGCAACAAAACCCTCACAACCAATGAAGACACAACCTATACCTTCGTTGTGCCTGACTTTGGGTTTAGTGACATTGATGGTAATGCGTTCAACCGAGTTCGTCTCACCACAATTCCTACAGCTGGTAGCCTGACCCTCAATAATTTGGCTGTAAGTGCAGGTACCTTTGTGAATGTCAGCGACATTATTGCTGGAAACCTGAAGTTCACGCCCGCTCCTAACTCAAATAGTAACAGCTACATGTCTTTTACCTTCCAGGTAGAAGATAACGGAGGCACAGCAAGTGGAGGAGCCAATCTTGACCCAACACCCAATACCATTACAGTCAATGTTGCCCCGGTTAACGATGCACCTGTTGTGAGTGATGCGATTACTAACCAAACGCCAAGCGAAGACGCACCCTTCAACTTCACAATTCCTGATGGCACTTTTGCTGATGTAGATGCTGACAGCCTAACTTACACAGCTTCGCTAGAAAATGGCAATCCACTACCCAGTTGGCTAAGCTTCAACGCAACCACTAAAACCTTTACTGGAACACCGGAAAATGGTGATGTGGGGACAATCAGCGTTCGCGTTACTGCATTTGATGGACAAGCCTCTGTCAGTGATGTGTTTTCCCTAGTGATCGCCAATACGAACGACGCACCGAGTCTAACTGGTACACCAGCAGCACTGGTTGCAGGTACAGAAGATACGGCTTACACGATTAACGCTGCTGACTTGCTGCAAGGTTTCAGCGATGTGGATGGAGATAGTCTCTCTGTTTCTGACCTAAGTGCCAGCAACGGCAGCTTGGTTAAGAACAACAATGGCACCTACACCTTCACTCCTGCTGCCAACTTCAACGGCACAGTCAACCTTAGCTATAAAGTTGTTGATGGTCAAGGCGGTAGCACACCAGCTACCCAATTCTTCACCCTAGCGGCGGTTAATGATGCGCCCACAGGTGCTGCTACTGTATCTCTGGTTGCTGGCACGGAAGACACGGCTTACACCATCAGCAAAGAACAACTGCTAGCTGGCTTTAGCGATGTCGATGAGAATGCACTGTCTATCACCAACTTAACCACCAGCAACGGCAGCTTTGTGGAGAACGAAGATGGTAGCTTCACCATCACTGGGGCAAACAACTACAACGGTGCAGTGACCCTCAACTACAAAGTCAGTGATGGTTCCCTCTCGGTTGATGCCTCCAACAGCTTCAACCTCGCTGCGGTCAACGATGCACCCACAGGTGCTGCTACAGCATCTCTAGTTGCTGGAAAAGAAGACACGGCTTACACCATCAGCCAAGCACAACTGCTAGCTGGCTTCAGCGATGTCGATGAGAATGCACTGTCTATCACCGACTTTGTCACCACCAACGGCAGCTTTGTGGAGAACAATGATGGTAGCTTCACCATCACTGGGGCAAACAACTACAACGGTGCAGTGACCGTCAACTACAAAGTCACTGATGGTTCCCTCTCAGTCGATGCCTCCAACAGCTTCAACCTAGCTGCGGTCAACGATGCACCCACAGGTGCTGCTACAGCATCTCTAGTTACTGGAACAGAAGACACGGCTTACACCATCAGCCAAGCACAACTGCTAGCTGGCTTCAGCGATGTCGATGAAAATACACTGTCTATCACCAACTTTGCCACCAGCAACGGCAGCTTTGTGGAGAACGAAGATGGTAGCTTCACCATCACTGGGGCAAACAACTACAACGGTGCAGTGACCGTCAACTACAAAGTCACTGATGGTTCCCTCTCGGTTGATGCCTCCAATAGCTTCAATCTAGCGGCGGTTAACGATGCAGCCACTCTGACAGGGACAAAAGCCACCCTCGCTGCTGGCATGGAAGATACCATTTACAACATCAGCCAAACCGACTTACTCACAGGTTTCACTGATGTAGACGGCGATACCCTTTTCGTCTCCAACCTCACTGCCAACAACGACAGCTTGGTGAACAATAACAATGGCACTTGGAGCTTCACCCCAACTGCAAACTACAACGGCAGTGTCAACCTCACCTACAACGTCTCTGATGGTAACGGCGGTAACACAGAAGCTACCCAATCCTTCACCCTGGCTGCGGTTAACGATACTCCCATTGCCAGCAACGACAGCATCACAACTGCCGAAGATGTGCCTTTGGTCATCAGTGCAGCAAGTCTTTTAGGCAACGATGCCGATGTTGATTTAGGCGATAGTCTCAGCATTTCGGCTGCCACGCAACCGAGTAAAGGTGGGTTGGTTAACAATAGCGATGGCACTTACACCTACACCCCCAACGCCAACTACAACGGGACTGATAGCTTCACTTACACCCTCAGCGATCACGCTGGAGCAACCAGCACGGCTACCATTAACCTCACAGTCAATGCTGTCAATGATAATCCAGATGCTGTCTCTGACATTGTGACGGCTCGACAAAGCACACCCAAAACTATCCTGGCGGCTGATCTGCTGGCTAACGATACTGACATTGAAGGTGACACGCTCAGCCTCACCAATGTTAGCAACGCTCAAAATGGTACCGTTGCCCTCGATAGTAGTGGCAATGTCGTCTTCACCGCCAGTGCAAATGCCAGCAGTGCCAGCTTTGAGTATCTGCTCAGCGATGGTAACGGAGGAGGTGACTCTGCAATCGTGACGCTGCTAGTCGGTACAACCCTAAATGGTGGTAATGGCAAAGATCCTGTTAGTGGCACCGTCGGGGATGACATCCTCAATGGTGGTAATGGGGCGGATATCCTACTCGGCTTAGCAGGAGACGATATCTTGTCGGGTGGCAATGGAATCGATAACTTGCAAGGTGGCGAGGGCAAAGATCGGCTGTATGGTGGGCGCGGCAACGATTTACTAGCTGGTGGACTGGGGAGCGACATCTTTGTGCTGATGACCCAAAGTGGCACAGACACCATTCAGGATTTCATTGATGGTGAAGACAAGCTCGGTTTAGCCGGAGGACTCACTTTTGGGCAACTGAGCATTAGTTCTAGCAACGGCAATACCTTGATCAGCAACAATGGTGGTGAGGTGCTGGCAATCCTAGCGAACACCAATTCTAGTCTGATTACTCAAACAGACTTTATCAACGTCATCTAA
- a CDS encoding Glu/Leu/Phe/Val family dehydrogenase has translation MSESLFADASKRLEKALKYASVSEDAIERLKYPKTSLSVSIPVRMDNGSLRIFQGYRVRYDDTRGPGKGGVRYHPNVCMDEVQSLAFWMTFKCAVLNLPFGGAKGGVTVNPKELSRLELERLSRGYIDAIADFIGPDVDIPAPDVYTNPMIMGWYMDQYSIIRRQLSPAVVTGKPLAIGGSLGRDTATAAGAFYAIEALMPKFEQPPEATTVAVQGFGNAGAHLAQMLSKAGYKVVAVSDSQGGVYAKKGLDIPSIRRFKDSHKGIQAIYCEDTVCNVIEHEVITNEELLGLDVDILIPAALENQITEANVNSIKAKYIFEVANGPTTSGADKILEEKGVYVFPDILVNAGGVTVSYFEWVQNRSGFYWTLDEVNHRLKVKMVEETQQIWKIAQELSISMRTAAYVHALNRLGEALSAKGTRDYYINS, from the coding sequence ATGTCAGAATCACTATTTGCAGATGCTAGTAAGAGACTAGAAAAAGCTTTAAAATATGCGTCAGTTTCTGAAGATGCGATCGAACGCTTAAAATATCCGAAAACCAGTTTAAGCGTCTCTATACCTGTACGGATGGATAATGGCTCTTTGCGAATTTTCCAAGGCTATCGGGTTCGCTATGACGATACGCGAGGGCCGGGGAAAGGCGGGGTGCGATATCATCCGAATGTTTGCATGGATGAAGTGCAATCTTTAGCCTTTTGGATGACATTTAAATGTGCAGTCTTAAACTTACCGTTTGGCGGTGCAAAAGGCGGGGTGACGGTTAATCCCAAAGAACTTTCCAGACTGGAATTGGAACGTTTGAGCCGGGGTTACATTGATGCGATCGCAGACTTTATCGGCCCGGATGTCGATATTCCTGCCCCAGATGTTTATACGAACCCGATGATTATGGGTTGGTATATGGATCAGTACAGTATTATTCGGCGTCAACTGTCTCCAGCCGTTGTCACCGGCAAGCCACTTGCCATTGGGGGAAGTTTGGGGCGCGATACCGCAACCGCAGCCGGCGCATTTTATGCCATCGAAGCGCTGATGCCCAAATTTGAGCAGCCACCGGAAGCCACAACTGTTGCCGTGCAAGGTTTTGGCAATGCAGGCGCACATTTGGCACAAATGCTTTCAAAAGCCGGTTATAAAGTCGTGGCAGTGAGTGATTCCCAAGGGGGAGTTTATGCCAAAAAGGGCTTAGATATTCCCAGCATCCGCCGGTTCAAAGATTCTCATAAAGGTATCCAAGCGATTTACTGCGAAGATACTGTTTGCAATGTTATTGAACATGAAGTGATTACCAATGAGGAACTTTTAGGCTTAGACGTAGATATTTTGATTCCCGCTGCCTTAGAAAATCAAATTACTGAGGCGAATGTCAATAGCATCAAGGCTAAGTATATTTTTGAAGTTGCGAACGGCCCAACTACTTCTGGTGCAGATAAAATTCTAGAAGAAAAGGGCGTTTATGTATTTCCAGATATTTTGGTGAATGCCGGCGGCGTCACAGTTAGCTATTTTGAGTGGGTGCAAAATCGCAGCGGATTTTACTGGACACTCGACGAAGTTAATCACCGCTTGAAAGTGAAAATGGTTGAGGAAACTCAGCAAATTTGGAAAATCGCGCAGGAACTGTCTATCTCAATGAGAACAGCCGCTTATGTCCATGCTTTAAACCGGCTGGGTGAAGCATTAAGCGCTAAAGGAACTAGAGATTATTACATCAATAGCTAA
- the hemH gene encoding ferrochelatase gives MGRVGVLLLNLGGPDQIEDVRPFLFNLFSDPEIIRLPFPWLQKPLAWLISSMRAKKSQANYQQIGGGSPLRRITDEQAQALQKNLQEKGKDAHVYVGMRYWHPFTEEAIARIKRDQIEQLVILPLYPQFSISTSGSSFRLLEKLWLEDPSLERLEYTAIPSWYNRPGYLQAMAQLITQELDQSPNPDNVHIFFSAHGVPVSYVEEAGDPYQEEIQHCTELIMQTLNRPNPHTLAYQSRVGPVEWLKPYTEDAIKELAAEGVEDLLVVPISFVSEHIETLQEIDMEYRELAEEAGIHNFKRVPALNTHPVFIDDLANLVIEALETPGLQLASVMHPKKQVKMYPQERWEWGMTTTAEVWNGRLAMLGFLGLMVELITGHGPLHFIGLL, from the coding sequence ATGGGCCGTGTAGGGGTTTTATTGCTAAATCTGGGAGGGCCAGATCAAATAGAGGATGTCCGTCCCTTCCTGTTTAACCTATTTTCCGATCCAGAGATTATCCGCCTACCGTTTCCCTGGTTGCAGAAACCCTTGGCATGGCTGATTTCCTCCATGAGAGCTAAGAAATCTCAGGCAAATTACCAGCAAATTGGTGGCGGCTCTCCCCTGCGTCGCATTACAGACGAGCAAGCCCAAGCCCTGCAAAAGAACCTGCAAGAAAAGGGGAAAGATGCCCATGTCTATGTGGGAATGCGTTACTGGCACCCGTTCACCGAAGAAGCCATTGCCAGAATTAAGCGTGACCAGATTGAACAGCTGGTGATCTTGCCCCTCTATCCTCAATTTTCAATTAGCACCAGCGGTTCCTCGTTCCGGCTGCTAGAAAAACTGTGGCTAGAAGATCCATCTCTCGAACGGCTGGAATATACAGCAATTCCTTCCTGGTACAACCGGCCCGGCTATCTGCAAGCAATGGCCCAACTGATTACCCAAGAATTAGACCAGTCTCCCAACCCTGATAACGTTCACATTTTCTTTAGCGCCCACGGTGTTCCTGTCAGCTACGTTGAGGAAGCCGGCGATCCCTACCAAGAAGAGATTCAACACTGCACCGAGTTGATTATGCAGACGCTCAACCGGCCTAACCCTCACACCTTAGCCTATCAAAGTCGTGTGGGTCCGGTGGAATGGCTCAAGCCCTATACAGAGGATGCTATTAAGGAACTGGCAGCCGAGGGCGTTGAGGATTTGCTGGTTGTGCCGATCAGTTTTGTCTCAGAACATATCGAGACGCTGCAAGAAATTGATATGGAGTATCGGGAATTGGCGGAGGAAGCCGGTATTCATAACTTCAAGCGCGTGCCGGCGCTCAATACGCACCCCGTATTTATTGACGATCTGGCTAATTTAGTCATTGAAGCCCTTGAGACTCCTGGCTTGCAGTTGGCTTCTGTGATGCACCCCAAGAAACAGGTGAAGATGTATCCTCAAGAACGCTGGGAGTGGGGCATGACCACCACCGCTGAAGTGTGGAACGGGCGTCTCGCCATGCTGGGCTTCCTGGGATTGATGGTGGAGTTAATCACCGGCCACGGCCCTTTGCACTTTATTGGGTTACTGTAA
- a CDS encoding pentapeptide repeat-containing protein: MKLSFLIAFVLPATLCLAVPVKAENPAHVQQLLKTKQCQGCDLSRANLQGADLAQADLSGANLSQANLREANLFQANLTNTNLININLINANLFEANFTNSNLSNAELGDANLCYINLNQANLKGANLTNANLGVADLSNANLSHANLSGANLMDAKLNGVLLEKANLAGVNLKGASWDEDSLLGQMGLNSNDAIGAGQAIAK; encoded by the coding sequence ATGAAATTAAGCTTTTTAATTGCTTTCGTGCTGCCGGCAACACTTTGTTTAGCTGTGCCGGTGAAAGCAGAAAATCCCGCACACGTTCAACAATTACTGAAAACTAAACAATGTCAGGGATGTGATCTTAGTCGTGCTAATCTTCAAGGTGCCGATTTAGCTCAAGCTGATTTGAGCGGTGCAAACTTAAGTCAGGCTAATTTGCGTGAAGCTAATCTGTTTCAAGCCAATTTAACCAATACGAATCTGATTAATATCAATCTTATTAATGCCAATTTATTTGAGGCAAATTTTACTAATAGCAACCTAAGTAATGCTGAGTTAGGAGATGCTAATCTTTGTTATATTAATTTAAATCAAGCTAATTTAAAGGGTGCGAATCTAACGAACGCCAATCTCGGTGTTGCAGATTTGAGTAATGCTAATTTGAGTCATGCTAACCTGAGTGGCGCTAATTTAATGGATGCCAAGCTGAATGGGGTGCTTTTAGAGAAAGCTAACTTAGCGGGTGTAAATCTCAAAGGCGCTAGCTGGGATGAAGACAGCCTGCTGGGTCAAATGGGTCTTAACAGCAATGATGCAATTGGAGCCGGCCAAGCAATTGCTAAATAA
- a CDS encoding pentapeptide repeat-containing protein — MKLKLLAATAVLATTLGLMMPAVAENPVQVQQLIETRRGPGSNLSGANLSGVDLANVDLRGANLSNANLAGANLSGANLKGANLSGANLSKANLDTADLSVANLVNAKFDEAILTNANLNAANLQGADLISANLRNADLFRANLNGANLRGADLFKANLNAANLYGANLLGVKGANLTNGIGLVR; from the coding sequence ATGAAACTCAAACTTTTAGCGGCGACAGCAGTGCTTGCAACGACATTGGGTTTAATGATGCCGGCGGTGGCAGAAAATCCAGTCCAGGTGCAGCAGTTAATAGAAACGAGACGCGGGCCGGGTTCTAATTTAAGTGGTGCGAATCTGAGCGGTGTAGATTTGGCAAATGTTGATCTTAGAGGTGCCAATCTCTCGAATGCAAATCTGGCCGGCGCTAATTTAAGTGGTGCGAATTTAAAAGGTGCCAACTTGAGTGGTGCAAACCTCAGTAAAGCGAATTTAGACACAGCCGATTTATCGGTCGCGAATTTAGTGAATGCTAAATTTGATGAAGCAATTTTAACCAATGCGAACTTGAATGCGGCTAACCTGCAAGGTGCTGATTTAATTAGTGCCAATTTAAGAAATGCTGATTTGTTTAGGGCAAATCTTAATGGAGCTAACTTGAGAGGTGCTGATTTGTTTAAGGCAAATCTTAACGCGGCTAATTTGTATGGCGCGAATCTACTTGGGGTTAAAGGTGCTAATCTCACCAATGGAATTGGGTTGGTGCGCTAG